In Methanonatronarchaeum sp. AMET-Sl, one genomic interval encodes:
- a CDS encoding DNA adenine methylase codes for MAVPVLKWAGGKREILDDLIARFPNNFNSYHEAFFGGGAVFFELSPEDGTINDTNTRLMNFYRQVRDNPKELIEVAKGFKHPRSDPDPDRGYSSAKNYYYQQRELFNRRPRGEDFDPLVEAALLLYLNRTCFNGLFRQNSKGEFNVPIGSYKNPDWVREKEVLEASKSLKNTKIYSRDFSFVVDVVEARDIVYFDPPYEPVSATANFTDYSADGFDFDDQVRLIDVLQELDEMDVFVVVSNSGVMRDRYEEAGFYVDLKGVSRSINCDASGRGEVDEVIATNVSPGERRGRRQKKLSDI; via the coding sequence ATGGCTGTTCCTGTATTAAAGTGGGCTGGTGGTAAAAGAGAAATTCTAGATGACTTAATAGCTAGATTTCCAAATAACTTCAATAGCTATCACGAAGCTTTTTTTGGTGGTGGCGCTGTTTTTTTCGAACTATCCCCTGAGGATGGAACGATCAACGATACCAACACAAGGCTCATGAATTTCTACAGACAGGTCCGTGATAACCCAAAAGAGTTAATCGAGGTTGCTAAGGGGTTTAAGCATCCTCGGTCTGACCCTGACCCTGATAGAGGTTATTCTAGTGCTAAGAATTACTATTATCAGCAGAGGGAGCTTTTTAATCGGAGGCCGAGGGGTGAGGATTTTGATCCTTTGGTTGAGGCTGCTTTATTGCTTTATTTGAATCGGACTTGTTTTAATGGTTTGTTCAGGCAGAACAGTAAGGGTGAGTTTAATGTTCCGATTGGGAGTTATAAGAACCCTGATTGGGTGAGAGAAAAAGAAGTCCTTGAAGCCAGTAAGTCTCTAAAGAACACCAAGATCTATAGCAGGGATTTTAGTTTTGTTGTTGATGTTGTTGAGGCGAGGGATATTGTTTATTTTGATCCTCCGTATGAGCCTGTTAGCGCTACTGCTAATTTTACTGATTATAGTGCGGATGGTTTTGATTTTGATGATCAGGTTCGTTTGATTGATGTTTTGCAGGAGCTTGATGAGATGGATGTGTTTGTGGTTGTTAGTAATAGTGGTGTGATGCGTGATAGGTATGAGGAGGCTGGTTTTTATGTTGATTTGAAGGGGGTTAGTCGTAGTATTAATTGTGATGCTTCTGGCCGGGGTGAGGTTGATGAGGTTATTGCTACTAATGTATCTCCGGGTGAGAGGCGGGGTCGTCGTCAGAAGAAGTTATCGGATATTTAA
- a CDS encoding DpnII family type II restriction endonuclease: MVKFELIGFDSFQEYFDGFFDCLKSTNHTFSYFVDWNKIQRKAEKYEDEIMLLQVLSKKKKDERKQKLHNLIKKHPKITKVIPLIIAVRDYNMKIMDERTLEITSYSFNGPDKSNIMEIVDFCDKTGIIDLFDQIDSLYDYIFGLEVGLDSNARKNRSGKIFEEIIENVLEQELDKAGNYSYKKQTTIKKIDSDKKFDFIIKENGEPVVAIEANFYSSTGSKPIEIARSYTDLHKNLKKQNLTLIWITDGDAWKKMKNPLKNSMKELDYILNLELLQNNLVNILQKDPEIQTKQRSFKT; the protein is encoded by the coding sequence ATGGTTAAATTTGAGCTTATTGGGTTTGACAGTTTCCAGGAGTACTTTGATGGGTTTTTTGATTGTTTGAAGAGCACTAATCATACTTTCTCTTATTTTGTAGATTGGAATAAAATCCAGCGGAAGGCTGAGAAATATGAAGACGAGATTATGTTGTTACAAGTACTGTCAAAAAAGAAAAAAGACGAACGTAAACAAAAACTACATAACTTGATAAAAAAACATCCTAAAATCACAAAAGTTATTCCATTAATTATAGCAGTCCGAGATTACAACATGAAGATTATGGATGAAAGAACCCTGGAAATAACAAGTTATAGCTTCAACGGACCTGATAAATCTAATATAATGGAGATTGTGGATTTCTGTGACAAAACCGGTATAATCGATTTATTTGATCAGATTGATAGTTTGTATGACTATATTTTTGGTTTAGAGGTTGGCTTAGATTCAAACGCCCGTAAAAACAGAAGCGGAAAAATATTCGAAGAAATAATAGAAAACGTATTAGAACAGGAACTAGATAAAGCTGGAAACTATTCATACAAAAAACAAACAACAATCAAAAAAATAGACTCAGATAAAAAATTCGATTTTATAATAAAAGAAAACGGAGAGCCAGTAGTAGCCATAGAAGCAAACTTCTACTCCAGCACAGGCAGCAAACCAATAGAAATAGCAAGATCCTACACAGACCTACACAAAAACCTAAAAAAACAAAACCTAACCCTAATCTGGATTACCGACGGAGACGCCTGGAAAAAAATGAAAAACCCACTCAAAAACTCAATGAAAGAACTAGACTACATACTAAACCTAGAACTCCTACAAAACAATCTTGTCAATATACTGCAAAAAGACCCAGAAATCCAAACAAAACAAAGATCCTTTAAAACCTAA
- a CDS encoding tyrosine-type recombinase/integrase, with amino-acid sequence MSKTGYKTQNQHQKLPKYHRETEINEMLEKADQENQRDYLILKILWTTGLRGSELTSLKKKDLEFNEKRIIIRNGKGGKDRVVPVPQEIKNLLKMWTNNLNKNQYVFDISSRTLRNIVYKYAEKCDFISKPHKWRHSFAIHCLKSGMDLRTLQKILGHSSLSTTQIYLDVVAEDIQKEYSKIWG; translated from the coding sequence ATGAGTAAAACGGGCTATAAAACACAAAACCAACACCAAAAATTACCGAAATACCATAGAGAAACGGAAATCAACGAGATGCTAGAAAAAGCCGACCAAGAAAACCAAAGAGACTACCTAATACTCAAAATACTATGGACCACAGGCCTAAGAGGCAGCGAACTAACATCACTAAAGAAAAAAGACCTCGAATTCAACGAAAAAAGAATAATAATACGAAACGGCAAAGGCGGGAAAGACCGGGTGGTACCAGTACCCCAGGAAATCAAGAACCTATTGAAGATGTGGACCAACAACCTAAACAAAAACCAGTATGTATTTGATATATCTTCAAGAACTCTGAGAAATATAGTTTATAAATACGCTGAAAAATGTGATTTTATATCTAAGCCCCATAAATGGCGACATAGCTTCGCAATCCACTGCTTGAAAAGTGGGATGGACTTAAGGACACTTCAGAAAATTTTGGGTCATTCTTCGCTTTCAACAACACAGATATATCTAGATGTAGTAGCTGAAGATATACAAAAAGAATATAGCAAGATATGGGGATAA
- the cas2 gene encoding CRISPR-associated endonuclease Cas2: MKTTRTIISYDITKDQTRTKTAENLKYYGLKRIQYSVFEGELTNQDLKNLKKDLRKTKTKENDSIHIIYQCKRCKEKREIIGKKPDKTPHHEIL, translated from the coding sequence ATGAAAACAACAAGAACCATAATAAGCTACGACATCACAAAAGACCAAACAAGAACAAAAACAGCAGAAAACCTAAAATACTATGGCCTAAAAAGAATCCAATACAGCGTCTTCGAAGGAGAACTCACAAATCAAGACCTAAAAAACCTAAAAAAAGATCTCAGAAAAACCAAAACTAAAGAAAACGACTCAATACACATCATATACCAATGCAAACGATGCAAAGAAAAAAGAGAAATCATAGGGAAAAAACCAGATAAAACACCACATCACGAAATATTATAG
- the cas1 gene encoding CRISPR-associated endonuclease Cas1, with product MDKNTLKNLILSRKGYKIGKKGKLIYIKDEKTEQTYSPKTLDQIIISTRSSITTDAIIYLKEQNVDILILSRKGYFRIINVNKNPLKTLWKKQLTLKKQKKLKLSKEIITSAIYNKKRLLLQLKTPKNKLEKFDKLIQKTKESNSKETIFGLEGTATRYYYKNLKEKIPQKYEFKKRNKNPPTDPINSMLSYGYTILQSKIHQAIIKAKLTPYLGIYHKSYREKTPLTYDLMEPFRHIIVDRTILTMINKKDIDQKDFKETPKSGTLITGESKNKLIDRLYNRMETKYKYKKQKRPFLDIFELQAQELAETIKSNKKYKAFKYR from the coding sequence ATGGATAAAAACACCTTAAAAAACCTTATTTTATCCAGAAAAGGATACAAAATAGGCAAAAAAGGAAAACTGATTTACATTAAAGATGAGAAAACAGAACAAACTTACTCTCCAAAGACACTTGACCAAATAATTATATCAACCAGATCCAGCATTACAACAGATGCAATCATCTATCTAAAAGAACAAAATGTCGATATTTTAATCCTATCAAGGAAAGGCTATTTTAGAATAATTAACGTAAATAAAAACCCATTAAAAACACTATGGAAAAAACAACTAACACTAAAAAAACAAAAGAAACTCAAACTATCTAAAGAAATTATAACCTCAGCCATATACAACAAAAAAAGACTATTACTACAACTAAAAACACCAAAAAACAAGTTAGAAAAATTTGATAAATTAATCCAAAAAACCAAGGAGTCAAACTCAAAAGAAACCATATTTGGTTTAGAAGGAACAGCAACCCGCTACTACTACAAAAACCTAAAAGAAAAAATCCCACAAAAATATGAGTTCAAAAAAAGAAACAAAAACCCTCCAACAGACCCAATAAACTCAATGCTATCATACGGATACACAATCCTACAATCAAAAATCCATCAAGCAATAATCAAAGCAAAACTAACTCCATACCTAGGTATATACCATAAATCATACAGAGAAAAAACACCTCTAACATACGACTTAATGGAACCATTCAGACACATAATTGTAGACAGAACAATACTAACAATGATAAATAAAAAAGATATAGACCAAAAAGACTTCAAAGAAACACCAAAATCCGGCACCCTAATAACCGGTGAAAGCAAAAACAAACTCATAGACAGATTATACAACAGAATGGAAACAAAATACAAATATAAAAAACAAAAAAGACCATTCCTCGATATATTTGAACTACAAGCACAAGAACTAGCAGAAACCATAAAATCAAACAAAAAATACAAAGCATTCAAATACCGATAA
- a CDS encoding CRISPR-associated endonuclease Cas6 — MKKIDTVNLKIETEKKVQETGRELRGFIAKKFNKDILTHHHTENGLVYSYPKIQYAVLEGVPTITGIEEGVNRVKDMAGSIQALTLSDNVYKVKGWSLRAGSHEFGVTREQQYYKFITPWLALNNQNYEKYKSTSDWKEKKELLNNILTGNILSMAKGLNKVIEKKIYVHTHLYEKTTRYKGIDMVGFTGKFKTNFKIPNKTGLGKGVSRGYGKIKKRNPKNN; from the coding sequence ATGAAGAAGATAGACACAGTCAACCTTAAAATAGAAACAGAAAAAAAAGTTCAAGAAACTGGGAGAGAACTAAGAGGATTTATAGCTAAAAAATTCAATAAAGACATCCTAACCCATCACCACACCGAAAACGGCCTTGTATATAGTTATCCAAAAATACAATACGCAGTACTCGAAGGAGTTCCAACAATAACAGGTATCGAAGAAGGAGTTAATCGTGTAAAAGATATGGCAGGCTCAATCCAAGCATTAACTCTATCAGACAACGTATACAAAGTCAAAGGATGGTCATTAAGAGCTGGAAGTCATGAATTCGGCGTCACCAGAGAACAACAATACTATAAATTTATAACACCCTGGCTAGCCCTAAATAACCAAAACTATGAAAAATATAAATCAACTTCAGATTGGAAGGAAAAAAAAGAGTTATTAAACAATATATTAACCGGAAACATCCTATCAATGGCTAAAGGACTTAATAAAGTAATAGAGAAAAAAATCTACGTCCACACACATCTCTACGAAAAAACAACCCGATACAAAGGAATAGATATGGTAGGATTTACTGGCAAATTCAAAACAAACTTCAAAATACCAAATAAAACCGGCTTAGGAAAAGGAGTGTCCCGAGGCTACGGAAAAATAAAAAAAAGAAACCCAAAAAACAACTAA
- a CDS encoding TIGR02710 family CRISPR-associated CARF protein, with translation MKRALISTVGKREGIDRVVLRSIQEHNPDLVGIMTTPATREQADSIEEKSKSIEFERYEFIDKDSIMQCYKDALDFIEKIIDKGYDSKEIYLNITLGTKPMSAGLALAAVTKECGNFTYIAGERDSDGIVKKGCETVYSMNPNIAVAETKLDKAKDYFNNHRYKSSQELCQEIINLVGEGAPSEQAKKINDLSKGYLCWDLFEHKKSIDILRNTLNENEFTETRKKRIGGNIQHLKKCNEDIQSEAKVGENLVVDLFSNSLRRYENNKFDDAVARLYRCLEMLGQHKLWKEHNLNHADMKLDPEIFTEKQLSILRNWKGRNQELKIGLKKVWTVIEWLEIGNNEKILKKHGFIKILNARNHSILAHGSKSVSKDTFNKFRKKIENLLRQEIPQFESISQKSKHIKLD, from the coding sequence ATGAAAAGAGCACTTATTTCAACGGTCGGAAAAAGGGAAGGAATAGATAGAGTAGTATTAAGAAGCATTCAGGAGCATAATCCAGATCTTGTAGGAATAATGACTACTCCCGCCACCAGAGAACAGGCCGACTCGATAGAAGAGAAATCAAAATCAATTGAATTCGAAAGATATGAATTTATTGACAAGGATTCAATTATGCAGTGCTATAAAGACGCCCTAGATTTCATAGAAAAGATTATAGATAAAGGTTATGACAGCAAAGAAATATACCTGAATATAACTCTCGGAACTAAACCTATGTCAGCTGGATTAGCTCTAGCTGCCGTAACAAAAGAATGTGGTAACTTCACTTACATCGCTGGTGAAAGAGACTCAGATGGAATAGTGAAAAAGGGTTGTGAAACCGTTTACAGCATGAACCCAAACATAGCGGTTGCCGAAACCAAACTAGATAAAGCTAAAGACTACTTTAATAACCATAGATATAAATCTAGCCAAGAACTCTGTCAAGAAATAATAAACCTGGTTGGAGAAGGAGCTCCAAGCGAACAAGCTAAAAAAATTAATGACTTATCCAAAGGATATCTCTGCTGGGATCTTTTCGAACATAAAAAATCAATTGACATCCTACGTAACACCTTAAACGAGAACGAATTTACAGAAACACGGAAAAAGAGGATTGGAGGCAATATACAACATCTAAAAAAATGTAATGAAGATATCCAATCTGAAGCGAAAGTAGGAGAAAACCTCGTTGTAGATTTATTTTCAAACTCCCTTAGAAGATACGAAAACAACAAATTCGATGACGCTGTAGCCCGATTATACCGATGCCTCGAGATGTTAGGTCAGCACAAACTATGGAAAGAACACAACCTAAACCATGCCGACATGAAACTTGACCCAGAAATCTTCACTGAAAAACAACTAAGTATACTAAGAAACTGGAAGGGACGAAACCAAGAACTTAAAATTGGATTAAAGAAAGTCTGGACAGTAATAGAATGGCTGGAAATAGGAAATAATGAGAAAATTCTGAAAAAACATGGATTCATAAAAATATTAAATGCCCGAAACCATTCCATTCTAGCCCACGGATCAAAAAGCGTATCAAAAGACACATTCAATAAATTCAGAAAAAAAATAGAAAATCTACTAAGACAAGAAATACCTCAATTTGAAAGTATCTCACAAAAATCAAAACACATTAAACTGGATTAA
- a CDS encoding CRISPR-associated ring nuclease, whose amino-acid sequence MKCSLIGAMGTTAPVMTEMVKWLIESKEEYISDVVIFVTDEEEVKKHAELVISALNSSEWNIHSHWEELPFKDIQSEENNLEFIERVGDEIYKQKSKHDSDKIFLNVAGGRKTMAVGLHLLSQFNPVNSAYHVISPQISKLNIQLERQKDKIDEHFHSQNLDSYYKENKETFDPILFPDLSEFKVIEIPSIPFPSSTLDELKEVLTSDSRVKRKEVELTDNYLYRLHKKGLIKIKDNWLYPTSKGERIAKILK is encoded by the coding sequence ATGAAATGTAGTTTAATTGGAGCTATGGGTACAACTGCACCAGTAATGACAGAGATGGTTAAATGGCTAATTGAATCCAAGGAGGAATACATAAGCGACGTGGTCATATTTGTTACAGATGAAGAGGAAGTTAAAAAACATGCAGAACTAGTTATATCAGCATTAAACTCATCTGAATGGAATATACATTCACACTGGGAGGAACTACCCTTTAAAGATATACAGTCTGAAGAAAATAACCTCGAGTTTATTGAAAGAGTAGGGGATGAAATCTATAAACAGAAATCAAAACATGATTCTGATAAAATATTTCTAAATGTAGCTGGTGGTAGGAAAACTATGGCTGTCGGCCTACACCTGCTTTCACAATTTAATCCCGTAAATTCAGCATACCACGTAATATCTCCACAGATATCAAAACTTAACATCCAACTAGAGAGGCAGAAAGACAAAATAGATGAACATTTCCATTCACAAAATCTAGATAGTTACTATAAAGAAAACAAAGAAACATTCGACCCTATTTTATTCCCCGACCTATCAGAGTTTAAGGTAATTGAAATACCTTCCATACCATTCCCATCTTCAACATTAGATGAATTAAAGGAAGTTTTAACCTCAGACTCCAGAGTCAAAAGAAAAGAGGTCGAACTAACAGACAACTACCTATACCGTCTTCATAAAAAAGGGCTAATTAAAATCAAAGACAACTGGCTGTATCCAACCTCAAAGGGTGAGAGAATAGCTAAAATATTAAAATAA
- the csm5 gene encoding type III-A CRISPR-associated RAMP protein Csm5 — protein MKLELETISPVKIGTGEVQEIDRFNSAIIGYKLIVLNTKKIFREILDYKDIKSRLGKESIQELVPDEILNDEDYWKYSVPIQDPDTKEIFKRNNEVDPHILLPNNLVYLPGSSLKGALRTRLLYQYYVNNPSDWWYSRGNIERNPEKHFRLGQDNPKRDILKTIRVTDSNGIKPSKAGLIVPIRTSTIERGGYFNLKPWKELHFTIAPNKNFEFKIEVEEEKLRKMEDRWGNGDVKEMLGGYSEQDVLERLFEASNKMTIDRIERDLELFSSMKNKKELSKVIDSLEKIKESLNQAKTDFCIINIGFGVGRLGTTIQLAAKDKDVRKQLRGNYGRNWQRDLNRYFPKTRKLYTGSEEPMGELGWVKLERLK, from the coding sequence ATGAAACTAGAATTAGAAACAATATCCCCGGTAAAAATAGGAACAGGAGAAGTTCAAGAAATAGATAGATTTAACTCCGCTATAATTGGTTATAAACTAATTGTACTTAACACTAAAAAGATTTTTAGGGAAATACTCGATTATAAAGACATAAAATCCCGTTTAGGCAAAGAAAGCATACAAGAATTAGTTCCAGATGAAATACTAAATGATGAAGACTACTGGAAATACTCAGTCCCCATCCAAGACCCAGATACAAAAGAAATCTTCAAAAGAAACAACGAAGTCGATCCCCATATACTACTACCAAACAATCTCGTATACTTACCTGGATCCAGCTTGAAAGGAGCATTAAGAACCAGACTTTTGTACCAATATTACGTAAATAATCCATCTGATTGGTGGTATAGCAGAGGCAATATAGAAAGAAATCCTGAAAAGCATTTCAGGCTCGGTCAAGACAACCCTAAACGGGATATATTAAAAACAATTAGAGTAACAGATAGCAACGGGATTAAACCCTCCAAAGCCGGCCTAATAGTTCCTATCAGAACTTCAACCATAGAAAGAGGAGGTTATTTTAACTTAAAACCATGGAAAGAACTTCACTTCACAATAGCTCCAAACAAAAATTTCGAATTCAAAATAGAGGTTGAGGAAGAAAAATTGAGAAAAATGGAAGATCGTTGGGGGAACGGAGACGTTAAAGAAATGCTTGGAGGCTATTCGGAACAAGACGTATTGGAAAGGCTTTTTGAAGCCTCCAACAAAATGACAATAGATCGGATTGAAAGAGACCTAGAGCTTTTCTCTTCAATGAAAAATAAAAAAGAACTTTCTAAAGTGATTGATAGTCTAGAAAAGATTAAGGAGAGTTTAAATCAAGCTAAAACTGATTTTTGCATTATAAACATAGGTTTCGGTGTAGGAAGACTTGGAACTACAATCCAGCTGGCTGCCAAGGACAAAGATGTTAGGAAACAATTGAGAGGGAACTATGGAAGGAATTGGCAGAGAGATTTAAATAGGTATTTCCCAAAAACCAGAAAATTGTATACGGGTTCTGAAGAACCAATGGGAGAACTTGGATGGGTTAAACTGGAGAGATTAAAATGA
- the csm4 gene encoding type III-A CRISPR-associated RAMP protein Csm4: MKAININPKSQFNTPHIRSDTLFGAICWGIRYTKGENELIKLLNQFKEGNPPFLISSIYPRKHDAYYLPKPKIPIQTEEPETFRDIIKIKNQKKIEWIEASNLNSFLNKERALEEVIESSESKKFYRSFEQVGNSVNRLTQGTEGKLFFRNSYEYLDGVGLYFLLKEREQGIMDIIKPALHFIEDRGIGGAVSRGWGQIDIEDIDDFDVIEPQENPRLHYTASLYSPTEKEWKYLQKNQDKTFYGIEKRKGIVEESFTNLTNPWKKTVFMLTEGSIIPEIGKNDTYGKNPIVNKEENEVQQYGYAFTFGIK, encoded by the coding sequence ATGAAGGCCATAAACATAAACCCCAAATCTCAATTTAACACGCCTCATATTCGTAGCGACACTCTATTCGGAGCAATCTGCTGGGGAATCAGGTATACTAAAGGCGAAAATGAGTTAATCAAGTTACTAAACCAGTTTAAAGAAGGCAATCCACCATTCCTTATCAGCTCAATATACCCTCGGAAGCATGATGCCTACTATCTTCCGAAACCGAAAATACCGATTCAAACAGAAGAGCCGGAGACATTTAGAGACATAATAAAGATAAAAAACCAAAAAAAGATTGAATGGATAGAGGCCTCAAACCTAAATTCTTTTTTAAATAAGGAGAGAGCTCTTGAAGAGGTTATAGAATCTTCGGAAAGCAAGAAGTTTTACAGGAGTTTTGAACAGGTAGGTAACTCGGTGAACAGGTTAACACAAGGGACAGAGGGTAAATTATTTTTTAGAAATTCTTATGAATATCTTGATGGCGTGGGCCTCTATTTCTTATTAAAAGAGAGAGAACAAGGTATAATGGATATAATAAAACCGGCATTACACTTTATAGAAGACAGAGGGATTGGAGGAGCCGTATCTAGAGGATGGGGTCAGATTGATATAGAAGATATCGATGATTTCGATGTTATAGAACCTCAAGAAAACCCCAGATTACATTATACAGCGTCTTTATATTCTCCAACTGAAAAAGAATGGAAATACCTACAAAAAAACCAAGATAAGACATTTTATGGAATCGAGAAGAGGAAAGGGATCGTAGAGGAATCTTTCACCAACTTAACCAATCCATGGAAAAAAACAGTTTTTATGCTCACTGAAGGCTCCATAATACCGGAGATAGGAAAAAATGATACCTATGGCAAAAACCCCATTGTCAACAAAGAAGAGAATGAAGTACAGCAATACGGATATGCATTTACATTTGGAATAAAATGA
- the csm3 gene encoding type III-A CRISPR-associated RAMP protein Csm3, producing MGDIEFLGNLHVNSKLVCETGLQIGGNKETTEIGGIDQPVIRNSSDHPYVPGSSLKGKMRTLVEWKKGLVMDSGDVHACSGEDEAKKCPVCRVFGSASDEGYKIGPTRLIVRDAFPTEETIKMWKEIDTDLLYTEWKKENTIDRLSSRATPRDFERVPENSEFQTEFVFGLYNLADENKDIEFIPVLFEAMDLLEDSYLGGSGTRGYGEISFDKKTAKFKSKKDYQENRSLREIESLDIERLRENPENILGNK from the coding sequence ATGGGTGATATTGAATTTTTAGGAAATCTACATGTTAATAGTAAATTAGTATGTGAAACAGGTCTGCAGATAGGGGGTAACAAAGAGACAACGGAGATAGGCGGGATTGATCAGCCTGTAATACGTAACTCTTCCGACCATCCTTATGTTCCAGGAAGTTCATTGAAGGGAAAGATGCGTACACTGGTTGAATGGAAAAAAGGCCTTGTCATGGATAGTGGAGATGTACATGCCTGCAGTGGAGAGGATGAAGCTAAAAAATGTCCAGTATGCAGGGTTTTTGGCTCAGCTTCAGATGAGGGCTATAAAATAGGTCCAACACGCTTGATTGTAAGAGATGCATTTCCAACTGAAGAAACCATAAAGATGTGGAAGGAAATCGATACAGATTTACTGTATACAGAATGGAAGAAAGAAAACACTATTGATAGGTTAAGCTCTAGGGCAACACCTAGGGACTTCGAACGGGTTCCGGAAAACTCAGAATTCCAAACAGAATTTGTATTTGGATTATACAATCTCGCTGATGAAAATAAAGACATTGAATTCATCCCAGTCCTATTTGAAGCAATGGATTTATTGGAAGACTCCTATTTAGGTGGAAGCGGTACAAGAGGATACGGAGAAATAAGTTTTGATAAAAAAACTGCAAAATTCAAATCTAAAAAGGACTACCAGGAGAATAGGAGCTTAAGGGAAATTGAATCACTAGATATTGAGAGGTTGAGAGAAAATCCAGAAAATATATTGGGTAACAAATGA
- the csm2 gene encoding type III-A CRISPR-associated protein Csm2 — protein MNRGAERDSESKSSREIISNKLGDISGENMNDIAEKMGKRHKGNKTQVRRIYNDIKKVQVEWRSSDKQQKAIEETINELHMIKPQLAYTAARKQELSGLKENLEKIINKVEPNKDSIQNFFKLVEAFVGYHRYYTEKSGR, from the coding sequence ATGAATAGAGGAGCTGAGAGGGATAGTGAATCTAAATCGAGTAGAGAAATAATTTCAAATAAACTAGGGGATATTTCCGGAGAGAATATGAACGATATAGCTGAAAAGATGGGGAAACGGCATAAAGGCAATAAAACACAGGTGCGGCGTATATATAATGATATAAAAAAGGTTCAGGTTGAATGGAGATCATCCGATAAACAACAAAAAGCAATTGAAGAAACTATAAATGAACTCCATATGATCAAACCTCAACTTGCATATACTGCTGCCAGAAAACAAGAGCTATCTGGTTTAAAAGAAAACTTAGAGAAAATCATCAATAAAGTTGAGCCGAACAAAGATAGCATTCAGAACTTCTTCAAGTTAGTTGAAGCTTTTGTAGGGTATCATAGATATTATACAGAGAAATCAGGAAGGTGA